A single window of Mycobacteriales bacterium DNA harbors:
- a CDS encoding class I SAM-dependent methyltransferase — translation MNYARTTVRRLLGGTAHPGGEALTRHVLGRLALPTGALVADVACGDGATLRLLAAHGLLGVGVDLEPAAVERARAHRQPAVLGDAAALPLASGAYDAVVCECAVSTFDDPARALAEMARVLRPGGAVAVTDVLLRRDLAAPGVVAAVDALTTARTMPGYVALLEGAGLRVVRTEDRAADALALCRRLARRLALVGALRQASTARDCARAVETGALGYGLLVAVRAG, via the coding sequence GTGAACTACGCACGTACGACGGTGCGCCGGCTGCTCGGCGGCACCGCCCATCCGGGCGGCGAGGCACTGACCCGGCACGTCCTCGGGCGGCTGGCCCTGCCGACCGGCGCGCTGGTGGCCGACGTGGCGTGCGGCGACGGTGCGACGCTGCGCCTGCTGGCCGCGCACGGGTTGCTCGGGGTCGGTGTAGACCTCGAGCCGGCGGCGGTGGAACGGGCGCGGGCACATCGGCAGCCGGCCGTGCTCGGGGACGCGGCGGCCCTGCCCCTGGCGAGCGGGGCGTACGACGCCGTCGTCTGCGAGTGCGCGGTCTCGACCTTCGACGATCCGGCCCGGGCGCTGGCCGAGATGGCGCGGGTGCTGCGGCCGGGCGGCGCCGTGGCGGTCACCGACGTGCTGCTGCGCCGCGATCTGGCCGCACCGGGGGTGGTGGCGGCGGTCGACGCGTTGACGACCGCCCGGACGATGCCGGGTTACGTCGCACTGCTCGAGGGGGCCGGTCTGCGGGTGGTGCGGACCGAGGACCGGGCCGCCGACGCGCTCGCGCTGTGCCGCCGGCTGGCCCGCCGGCTGGCCCTGGTGGGTGCCCTACGGCAGGCTTCGACCGCCCGCGACTGCGCGCGGGCGGTCGAAACGGGCGCGCTCGGCTACGGGCTGCTGGTGGCCGTCCGGGCCGGCTAG
- a CDS encoding DUF3151 domain-containing protein — MSITGKDLLGGPPPTLLPEEPGPRDLLERGGDPTDVAAAHPASSLAWAVLAEQAYARGAFVASYAYARTGYHRGLDALRRAGWKGYGPVPWSHEPNRGFLRALHALGRAAGAIGEDDEAARVRQFLSESDPAAVDALDS, encoded by the coding sequence ATGAGCATCACCGGCAAAGACCTGCTGGGCGGCCCGCCGCCCACCCTGCTGCCCGAGGAGCCGGGTCCGCGCGACCTGCTCGAGCGAGGCGGTGACCCGACCGATGTCGCGGCGGCGCACCCGGCCAGCTCGCTGGCGTGGGCGGTGCTGGCCGAACAGGCCTATGCCCGCGGCGCCTTCGTCGCGAGCTACGCCTACGCCCGTACCGGCTACCACCGAGGGCTGGACGCGCTGCGCCGCGCAGGGTGGAAGGGCTACGGCCCGGTGCCCTGGTCGCACGAGCCGAACCGCGGCTTCCTGCGTGCGCTGCACGCGCTCGGCCGGGCCGCGGGGGCGATCGGCGAGGACGACGAGGCCGCCCGGGTCCGGCAGTTCCTGTCCGAGAGCGACCCGGCCGCGGTGGACGCCCTGGACAGCTGA
- a CDS encoding phospholipase D-like domain-containing protein: MERAAAASPVVDTVRQERVRDLRRRLEALLGIPASEGNDLTLLRNGDQIFPAMLAAIRSSTRTIDFLTFVYWRGDIAQEFAHALAERSRSGVVVRVLLDAIGGRLIDTALIDHMTDCGVRVEWFRKPLSLGQLTSPLKQNHRTHRKVLICDERVGFTGGVGIAQEWCGDARDETEWRDTHVRVIGPAVDGLSASFAQNWAETGHPLIEVCRTFPEHTFAEGGAVVQVARGSASVGWNDMATVFRVMIESAQERLRMMTAYFVPDACFQSLLLEAVARGVQVDIMLPGPYADKRVCQLASESLYADLTDGGVRIWAFQPSMLHAKVTTVDGIAGVIGSANMNRRSMQHDEEVVLTVLDQDVARQLEGDFDRDLERCVRIEPRRWADRPLHQKAQEKATTLVHRFL, from the coding sequence ATGGAGCGGGCGGCTGCGGCGTCCCCGGTGGTGGACACCGTCAGACAGGAGCGGGTCCGCGACCTCCGCCGGCGGCTGGAGGCGCTGCTGGGCATCCCGGCCAGCGAGGGTAACGACCTGACCCTGCTGCGCAACGGAGACCAGATCTTCCCGGCCATGCTCGCGGCGATCCGGTCCTCCACACGCACCATCGACTTCCTGACCTTCGTCTACTGGCGCGGTGACATCGCACAGGAGTTCGCGCACGCGCTGGCGGAACGGTCGCGCAGCGGCGTGGTCGTCCGGGTGCTACTCGACGCCATCGGCGGCCGGCTCATCGACACCGCCCTGATCGACCACATGACCGACTGCGGTGTCCGGGTCGAGTGGTTCCGCAAGCCGCTGTCGCTCGGTCAGCTCACCTCGCCGCTCAAGCAGAACCACCGGACCCACCGCAAGGTGCTCATCTGTGACGAGCGGGTCGGCTTCACCGGCGGGGTCGGTATCGCGCAGGAGTGGTGTGGCGACGCCCGGGACGAGACCGAGTGGCGGGACACCCACGTCCGGGTGATCGGTCCCGCGGTGGACGGCCTGTCCGCGTCCTTCGCGCAGAACTGGGCCGAGACCGGTCACCCGCTGATCGAGGTGTGCCGCACCTTCCCGGAGCACACGTTCGCCGAGGGCGGCGCGGTCGTGCAGGTCGCCCGCGGCAGCGCCAGCGTCGGCTGGAACGACATGGCCACCGTCTTCCGCGTCATGATCGAGTCCGCGCAGGAGCGGCTGCGGATGATGACCGCCTACTTCGTGCCTGACGCGTGCTTCCAGTCGCTGCTGCTCGAGGCGGTCGCCCGGGGCGTGCAGGTCGACATCATGCTGCCGGGCCCGTACGCCGACAAGCGGGTCTGCCAGCTGGCCAGCGAGTCGCTCTACGCCGACCTCACCGACGGGGGGGTGCGCATCTGGGCGTTCCAGCCGTCGATGCTGCACGCCAAGGTCACGACGGTGGACGGCATCGCCGGTGTCATCGGCTCGGCCAACATGAACCGGCGATCGATGCAGCACGACGAGGAGGTCGTGCTCACCGTCCTGGACCAGGACGTGGCCCGGCAGCTCGAGGGCGACTTCGACCGTGACCTCGAGCGCTGCGTGCGGATCGAGCCGCGCCGGTGGGCCGACCGCCCCCTGCACCAGAAGGCGCAGGAGAAGGCCACCACCCTCGTCCACCGCTTCCTCTGA
- a CDS encoding diacylglycerol kinase family protein: MSRSSEGHLLLASDRAGSTEDEAVEAARAVLAEAGPVQVVSTGTSEELDRALDNCGDRRLVVAGGDGSLHLAVRRLRARGELAERPIALVPLGTGNDLARALDLPLDPAEAARLVLTGRPVPMDLLVDDADGIVVNAVHVGVGAEAGARAGRLKPLLGLLAYPFGAVAAGLRSTGWRLRVEVDGRVLADDHRRALMVGIGNGPSIGGGTVLLPGARPDDGLLDVLVSRAIGPLARVRYGKALTAGTHLHDPDVRHARGRSVTVSGEPVAVNADGELGEQVTRRTWTVEPACWSLLRP; the protein is encoded by the coding sequence ATGAGCCGATCCTCCGAGGGACACCTGCTGCTCGCCAGCGACCGCGCCGGCAGCACCGAGGACGAGGCGGTCGAGGCGGCCCGGGCCGTCCTGGCCGAGGCGGGCCCAGTGCAGGTGGTCTCGACCGGGACGTCCGAGGAGCTGGACCGGGCGCTGGACAACTGCGGCGACCGCCGGCTGGTGGTGGCCGGGGGCGACGGGAGCCTGCACCTCGCGGTCCGCCGGTTGAGGGCTCGCGGCGAGCTGGCCGAGCGACCGATCGCGCTGGTGCCGCTGGGCACCGGCAACGATCTGGCCCGCGCCCTGGACCTGCCGCTGGACCCGGCCGAGGCGGCGCGGCTGGTGCTGACCGGCCGACCCGTACCGATGGACCTGCTGGTCGACGACGCCGACGGGATCGTGGTGAACGCCGTGCACGTCGGCGTCGGGGCGGAGGCCGGCGCCCGCGCAGGCCGGCTCAAGCCGCTGCTGGGCCTGCTGGCCTATCCGTTCGGCGCCGTCGCCGCCGGGCTCCGGTCCACCGGCTGGCGGCTGCGTGTGGAGGTCGACGGGCGGGTGCTGGCCGACGACCACCGGCGCGCGCTCATGGTGGGCATCGGCAACGGCCCCAGCATCGGCGGCGGCACGGTGCTGCTGCCGGGCGCGCGCCCGGACGACGGGCTGCTGGACGTGCTGGTGTCCCGGGCGATCGGGCCGCTGGCGCGGGTGCGGTACGGCAAGGCGCTGACGGCGGGCACGCACCTGCACGACCCGGATGTGCGCCATGCTCGCGGCCGGTCGGTCACCGTCAGCGGTGAGCCCGTCGCGGTCAACGCCGACGGCGAGCTGGGGGAGCAGGTCACCCGCCGCACCTGGACCGTCGAGCCCGCATGCTGGTCCCTGCTGCGCCCGTAG
- a CDS encoding adenylosuccinate synthase codes for MPALVLVGAQWGDEGKGKATDQLGGSVDYVVKFNGGNNAGHTVVIGDDTYALHLLPSGILSPGCVPVIGNGVVVDLSVLFEEIDALEARGVSCAKLLLSADAHLIASYNRTLDRVAERFLGNRKIGTTGRGIGPTYADKMNRIGIRVQDLFDEGILRQKVAGALELKNQVLVKVYNRKAVAVDEVVEELLSYVDRVRPMVADTSLLLNAALDRGETVLLEGGQATLLDVDHGTYPFVTSSSATAGGACTGSGIGPRRVDKVIAVVKAYTTRVGEGPFPTELAGAGQDGEDGERLRANGHEYGTTTGRPRRCGWYDAVIARYASRVNGVTDFVLTKLDVLTGWEKIPVCVAYEVDGRRFDEMPMSQSDFHHAKPVYELFDGWDEDITGARTFDDLPRTAQAYVTALEQLSGAPFASIGVGPDREQTLELRPLLG; via the coding sequence ATGCCCGCACTCGTGCTCGTGGGTGCCCAATGGGGCGACGAGGGCAAGGGCAAGGCCACCGACCAGCTCGGCGGCTCGGTCGACTACGTGGTCAAGTTCAACGGCGGCAACAACGCCGGGCACACCGTCGTCATCGGCGACGACACCTACGCGCTGCACCTGCTGCCCAGCGGCATCCTGTCACCAGGCTGCGTCCCGGTGATCGGCAACGGCGTCGTCGTCGACCTCTCGGTGCTGTTCGAGGAGATCGACGCGCTCGAGGCCCGCGGGGTGTCCTGCGCGAAGCTGCTGCTGTCCGCCGACGCGCACCTGATCGCGTCGTACAACCGGACCTTGGACCGGGTCGCCGAGCGCTTCCTCGGCAACCGCAAGATCGGCACGACCGGCCGCGGCATCGGTCCCACCTACGCCGACAAGATGAACCGCATCGGCATCCGCGTGCAGGACCTGTTCGACGAGGGCATCCTGCGGCAGAAGGTCGCGGGTGCTCTGGAGCTGAAGAACCAGGTGCTGGTCAAGGTCTACAACCGCAAGGCCGTGGCGGTCGACGAGGTCGTCGAGGAGCTGCTGTCCTACGTCGACCGGGTCCGGCCGATGGTGGCCGACACCTCGCTGCTGCTCAATGCGGCGCTCGACCGGGGCGAGACGGTGCTGCTCGAGGGCGGGCAGGCCACGCTGCTCGACGTCGACCACGGCACCTACCCGTTCGTCACGTCGTCGTCGGCGACGGCCGGCGGGGCCTGCACCGGGAGTGGGATCGGTCCGCGTCGGGTCGACAAGGTGATCGCGGTGGTGAAGGCCTATACGACGCGCGTGGGTGAAGGTCCCTTCCCCACCGAGCTCGCTGGTGCCGGTCAGGATGGCGAGGACGGCGAGCGTTTGCGCGCGAACGGCCACGAGTACGGCACCACCACCGGCCGGCCGCGCCGGTGCGGCTGGTACGACGCGGTCATCGCCCGCTATGCCTCGCGCGTCAACGGGGTCACCGACTTCGTGCTCACCAAGCTGGACGTCCTGACCGGCTGGGAGAAGATCCCGGTCTGCGTGGCGTACGAGGTGGACGGCCGTCGCTTCGACGAGATGCCGATGTCACAGAGCGACTTCCACCACGCGAAGCCGGTGTACGAGCTGTTCGACGGGTGGGACGAGGACATCACCGGTGCGCGCACCTTCGACGACCTGCCCAGGACGGCGCAGGCGTACGTGACGGCGCTGGAGCAGCTCAGTGGCGCGCCGTTCGCCTCCATCGGGGTGGGTCCCGACCGGGAGCAGACCCTCGAGCTGCGGCCGCTGCTCGGGTGA
- a CDS encoding Uma2 family endonuclease, with the protein MTTIIRGPRPPELEQYLERRRRAGADRFDEVWEGRYVVAPDPHSNHGVVQGELFALLKPAARRLGVRAVVTFNLGAPDDFRIPDAGLLPGPPGVWHDTALLVVEVLSPDDMTFDKLGFYTARGVRELLVVDWQDRSVRCFALQDGQAERNRSDVLGMTTAEVAGAIDWPPRDCPA; encoded by the coding sequence ATGACGACGATCATCCGCGGTCCCCGGCCGCCGGAGCTCGAGCAGTACCTCGAGCGCCGCCGCAGAGCCGGTGCGGACCGCTTCGACGAGGTGTGGGAGGGGCGGTACGTCGTGGCGCCCGACCCGCACTCCAACCACGGCGTGGTGCAGGGGGAGCTCTTCGCGCTCCTGAAGCCGGCAGCGCGGCGTCTCGGCGTACGGGCAGTCGTCACCTTCAACCTGGGCGCCCCGGACGACTTCCGCATCCCCGACGCCGGGCTGCTGCCCGGCCCCCCAGGGGTCTGGCACGACACGGCGCTGCTGGTCGTCGAGGTGCTCTCGCCCGACGACATGACCTTCGACAAGCTCGGCTTCTACACCGCGCGCGGCGTGCGGGAGCTGCTGGTCGTCGACTGGCAGGACCGCTCGGTGCGCTGCTTCGCGCTGCAGGACGGGCAGGCCGAGCGGAACCGCTCGGACGTCCTCGGGATGACGACGGCGGAGGTGGCAGGCGCGATCGACTGGCCGCCCCGGGACTGCCCCGCCTGA
- the purD gene encoding phosphoribosylamine--glycine ligase: MKILVLGSGAREHALLRALSRDPAVTDLVCAPGNAGTGSLAENRPLTVDDGAAVTALAQEVGADLVVVGPEVPLVAGVADALRDAGIACFGPSAQAARIEGSKSFAKQVMRAAGVATAAAELFTDAGQCAEYLAAAPAPYVVKADGLAAGKGVHVGSDLAAAQAFARDVLSSVGSAVVVEAFLDGPEVSLFALCDGTTVVPLLPAQDFKRVGDGDEGPNTGGMGAYAPLPWLPAGTVEQVHREVLQPVVDEMARRGTPFTGLLYAGLALTSSGPQVIEFNCRFGDPETQVVLALLETPLAGVLHACATGRLSTVGPLQWRAGAAVTVVVAAEGYPASPVNGDEVAVRDVPPEVDVLHAGTRREGDRVVSSGGRVLSVTAVGPTLDEARRRAYGGIAAVDLRGAHWRTDIALRATAGQVLVPGPAGDGTVVPRRPPHRGVPL, encoded by the coding sequence GTGAAGATCCTCGTCCTCGGCTCCGGTGCCCGCGAGCACGCCCTGCTCCGTGCGCTCTCGCGTGACCCTGCCGTGACCGACCTCGTCTGTGCCCCCGGGAACGCCGGCACCGGTTCGCTGGCCGAGAACCGCCCGCTGACCGTGGACGACGGAGCGGCCGTCACCGCCCTCGCACAGGAGGTCGGTGCCGACCTCGTGGTCGTCGGCCCGGAGGTCCCGCTGGTCGCGGGGGTGGCCGATGCCCTGCGGGATGCCGGCATCGCCTGCTTCGGCCCGTCGGCGCAGGCAGCCCGGATCGAGGGCAGCAAGAGCTTCGCCAAGCAGGTGATGCGCGCGGCCGGCGTCGCCACCGCCGCGGCCGAGCTGTTCACCGACGCGGGACAGTGCGCCGAGTACCTGGCCGCCGCACCGGCGCCGTACGTCGTCAAGGCCGACGGGCTGGCCGCCGGCAAGGGCGTGCACGTCGGCAGCGACCTCGCGGCGGCGCAGGCGTTCGCCCGTGACGTGCTCTCCTCGGTCGGCTCCGCCGTCGTCGTGGAGGCCTTCCTCGACGGGCCCGAGGTGTCGCTGTTCGCCCTCTGCGACGGGACGACCGTCGTGCCGTTGCTGCCGGCCCAGGACTTCAAGCGGGTCGGCGACGGCGACGAGGGTCCGAACACCGGAGGGATGGGGGCGTACGCGCCGCTGCCCTGGCTCCCGGCCGGCACCGTCGAGCAGGTGCACCGCGAGGTGCTCCAGCCGGTCGTGGACGAGATGGCACGCCGCGGCACCCCGTTCACCGGACTGCTCTACGCCGGGCTCGCGTTGACGTCGAGCGGACCGCAGGTGATCGAGTTCAACTGCCGCTTCGGCGATCCGGAGACGCAGGTGGTGCTCGCGTTGCTGGAGACGCCACTGGCGGGGGTGCTGCACGCCTGCGCGACCGGGCGGCTCTCCACGGTGGGGCCGCTGCAGTGGCGGGCCGGGGCCGCGGTGACGGTCGTGGTGGCCGCTGAGGGCTACCCGGCGTCACCGGTCAACGGTGACGAGGTCGCGGTGCGGGACGTGCCGCCGGAGGTCGACGTGCTGCACGCCGGGACCCGCCGCGAGGGCGACCGCGTCGTCTCCTCGGGAGGGCGGGTGCTGTCGGTGACGGCTGTCGGGCCGACGCTGGACGAGGCACGCCGCCGCGCCTACGGCGGGATCGCGGCGGTCGATCTGCGCGGTGCGCACTGGCGTACCGACATCGCTCTGCGGGCGACGGCGGGCCAGGTCCTCGTCCCCGGACCGGCCGGCGATGGGACAGTGGTGCCCCGCCGCCCGCCCCACCGAGGAGTCCCGCTGTGA
- the purB gene encoding adenylosuccinate lyase: MIERYTLPEMGRVWSEAHKYELWCAVEVLVLEAHAAAGVVPADSVAPVRAAAPPTPEAVAEIEAVTQHDVIAFLSAWADNTEPREAAAYVHFGMTSSDLLDTALALQLVEASDILLAKCDALVAALRDLGLEHRDTVKVGRTHGIHAEPTTWGHRVADLAFAMARSRDRLRRAREAVAVAKISGAVGTYSNIDPSVEQAVAAELGLTPAPAATQVVIRDGVSEWVGALAVIATVCEAFALEVRHGQRTEVRELWEPFGKGQKGSSAMPHKKNPIASERIAGMARIVRAQVVPVMEGIPLWHERDISHSSTERVALPDASIATDYLLHLTTRLVTGLVVDADRMRANLESSGGLIYTSTVLLELVEGGLSREDAYAFVQRAAMRTWETGTPFRETLSAEAQAAGQQLDEARLDEVCRPERYLEHLAPVFARLTALS, from the coding sequence GTGATCGAGCGCTACACCTTGCCCGAGATGGGGCGGGTCTGGAGCGAGGCCCACAAGTACGAGCTGTGGTGCGCGGTCGAGGTGCTCGTCCTGGAGGCGCACGCCGCTGCGGGCGTGGTGCCGGCCGACAGTGTGGCGCCGGTCCGGGCCGCAGCCCCACCCACCCCCGAGGCGGTCGCGGAGATCGAGGCGGTGACCCAGCATGACGTCATCGCGTTCCTGTCGGCGTGGGCGGACAACACCGAGCCGCGGGAGGCCGCGGCGTACGTCCACTTCGGGATGACGAGCAGCGACCTGCTGGACACGGCGCTCGCGCTGCAGCTGGTCGAGGCGAGCGACATCCTGCTGGCCAAGTGCGACGCCTTGGTGGCGGCGCTGCGCGACCTCGGCCTCGAGCACCGGGACACCGTCAAGGTGGGTCGCACGCACGGCATCCACGCGGAGCCCACGACCTGGGGCCACCGGGTCGCCGACCTGGCCTTTGCGATGGCCCGCAGTCGCGACCGGCTCCGGCGCGCCCGGGAGGCCGTCGCCGTCGCGAAGATCAGCGGTGCGGTCGGGACGTACTCCAACATCGACCCTTCCGTGGAACAGGCCGTCGCCGCAGAGCTGGGGCTGACGCCGGCGCCCGCCGCCACCCAGGTCGTGATCCGCGACGGCGTCAGCGAGTGGGTCGGCGCGCTCGCGGTGATCGCCACCGTCTGCGAGGCCTTCGCGCTCGAGGTGCGGCACGGGCAGCGGACGGAGGTGCGCGAGTTGTGGGAGCCGTTCGGCAAGGGGCAGAAGGGTTCCAGCGCGATGCCGCACAAGAAGAACCCGATCGCCAGCGAGCGCATCGCCGGCATGGCCCGCATCGTGCGCGCGCAGGTCGTCCCGGTGATGGAGGGCATCCCGCTCTGGCACGAGCGCGACATCAGCCACAGCTCCACCGAGCGCGTCGCCCTGCCCGACGCGAGCATCGCCACCGACTACCTGCTCCACCTGACCACCCGTCTGGTGACCGGGCTGGTCGTCGACGCCGACCGGATGCGGGCCAACCTGGAGAGCAGCGGCGGGCTCATCTACACCAGCACGGTGCTGCTCGAGTTGGTGGAGGGCGGCCTCAGCAGGGAAGACGCCTACGCCTTCGTACAGCGCGCGGCGATGCGCACCTGGGAGACCGGAACCCCGTTCCGGGAGACGCTGAGTGCCGAGGCGCAGGCCGCCGGACAGCAGCTCGACGAGGCGCGCCTGGACGAGGTCTGCCGTCCGGAGCGCTACCTCGAGCACCTCGCCCCGGTCTTCGCGCGGTTGACGGCGCTGAGCTAG
- a CDS encoding sigma-70 family RNA polymerase sigma factor produces the protein MSAARSGSGISQFDEVLLAARLGEGWALTALFHGYAGPVGGYVRARTSAEVDDLVSEIFTSAFTSLDRFTGGEADFRGWLFTIAARRVVDDLRRRGRRVQTSFYDPADDPRTEASAEDRSLDRMGEQWARGVLDQLVPDQREVLLLRVLGDLTVEQVAAQLGKTPGAVKQLQRRGLAAAAKIVQAQGVPL, from the coding sequence ATGAGCGCAGCGCGGTCCGGGAGCGGGATCTCCCAGTTCGACGAGGTGCTCCTTGCCGCCCGCCTCGGCGAGGGGTGGGCGCTGACCGCGCTGTTTCACGGCTACGCCGGCCCGGTCGGCGGTTACGTCCGGGCCCGCACCTCCGCCGAGGTCGACGACCTCGTCAGTGAGATCTTCACCTCCGCCTTCACGTCGCTGGACCGGTTCACCGGTGGGGAGGCCGACTTCCGCGGCTGGCTGTTCACCATCGCCGCCCGGCGCGTCGTGGACGACCTGCGCCGGCGGGGGCGCCGCGTGCAGACATCGTTCTACGACCCGGCGGACGATCCCCGTACAGAGGCCAGCGCCGAGGACCGCTCCCTGGACCGGATGGGTGAGCAGTGGGCCCGCGGCGTCCTCGACCAGCTCGTTCCCGACCAGCGCGAGGTCCTCCTGCTACGCGTGCTCGGCGACCTCACCGTCGAACAGGTCGCGGCGCAGCTGGGCAAGACCCCGGGCGCCGTCAAGCAGCTGCAGCGACGGGGCCTCGCTGCCGCCGCGAAAATCGTGCAGGCGCAGGGCGTACCCCTGTGA
- a CDS encoding phosphoribosylaminoimidazolesuccinocarboxamide synthase, translating to MTDLPLPLLARGKVRELYEVDAEHLLLVASDRLSAYDVVLPTGVPDKGAVLTGLSVWWFGQLADLVPNHLVTARTSEFPAVLQPYAEALRGRSMLCRRLDMVPVECVARGYLTGSGLKDYRTTGGICGEPLPAGLDDGSKLPEPVFTPATKAAAGDHDENVSYAAVEAAVGADLAAELRRVTLAVYTRGAELAGTRGILLADTKLELGHDPAGGLTLGDEVLTPDSSRFWPADGWAPGRPQPSYDKQYVRDWLDSSGWDRSAPGPELPDEVVDRTRTKYVEAYERLTGSSFDGWLRDA from the coding sequence GTGACCGACCTGCCCCTGCCCCTGCTCGCCCGCGGCAAGGTCCGGGAGCTGTACGAGGTCGATGCCGAGCACCTGCTGCTCGTTGCCAGTGACCGGCTGTCGGCGTACGACGTCGTGCTGCCGACCGGTGTGCCGGACAAGGGGGCGGTGCTCACCGGGCTGTCCGTGTGGTGGTTCGGGCAGCTCGCCGACCTGGTGCCGAACCACCTGGTCACGGCGCGTACGAGCGAGTTCCCCGCCGTGCTGCAGCCGTACGCCGAGGCGCTGCGCGGCCGGTCGATGCTCTGCCGGCGCCTCGACATGGTCCCGGTCGAGTGCGTCGCCCGCGGCTACCTCACCGGGTCCGGCCTGAAGGACTACCGGACGACCGGCGGGATCTGCGGTGAACCACTGCCGGCCGGGCTCGACGACGGCTCGAAACTGCCGGAGCCGGTGTTCACGCCGGCCACCAAGGCCGCGGCCGGCGACCACGACGAGAACGTCTCCTACGCCGCGGTGGAGGCGGCCGTCGGCGCCGACCTGGCCGCGGAACTGCGCCGGGTGACGCTGGCCGTCTACACCCGCGGTGCGGAGCTGGCCGGCACCCGCGGCATCCTGCTCGCCGACACCAAGCTCGAGCTGGGACACGACCCCGCCGGCGGGCTGACGCTCGGCGACGAGGTGCTGACCCCCGACTCCTCGCGCTTCTGGCCGGCCGACGGCTGGGCTCCCGGTCGACCTCAGCCGTCCTACGACAAGCAGTACGTCCGCGACTGGCTCGACAGCAGCGGCTGGGACCGCAGCGCGCCCGGCCCCGAGCTGCCGGACGAGGTGGTGGACCGGACCCGGACCAAGTACGTCGAGGCGTACGAGCGGCTGACCGGCAGCTCCTTCGACGGCTGGCTGCGCGACGCCTGA
- a CDS encoding glycoside hydrolase family 3 N-terminal domain-containing protein gives MRRLLPLLALLVPLLAAPPAQAAGPTGDPSTWTDRQLAAQLVLAGYDMSRTDDALPWVRNGVGGVVLFGRPPADLGVRLKRLRAAGNVVPLVASDEEGGRVQRLRALLGPLPSAEELGRTRSPAQVRSLAASYGTKMARLGVDMDLAPVTDLGIRGWYIEQTDRAFSADPAAVGAYAGAWQAGMRAARVAPVAKHWPGHGQAANTHDRAATTPHLSTLEKRDLLPFADLLRAGVPAVMVGHLNVPGLTEQGLPATLSPNAYRYLRERAGSQRLLMTDSLSMGAISVGMRLTPAQAAVRALSAGADMVLVDPGPGPGPIVDAVGTAITRGSYPRAAALASVRRVLAVKRTTDVPLPMISLAPAQGTTGASLTPTLSGIARDRVGGTLTARFHVRTAGLAGWNVANAAAVAVPAGSRASYRLGEGRLRPATTYEWSVRACNAAGVCAPPGPVLRFTTRAS, from the coding sequence ATGCGCCGCCTGCTGCCTCTCCTCGCCCTGCTGGTCCCGCTGCTCGCCGCGCCGCCCGCGCAGGCCGCCGGTCCCACCGGTGACCCGTCGACGTGGACCGACCGGCAGCTGGCCGCCCAGCTGGTGCTGGCCGGCTACGACATGAGCCGAACCGACGACGCGCTGCCCTGGGTGCGCAACGGCGTCGGCGGAGTGGTGCTGTTCGGTCGGCCGCCGGCCGATCTCGGTGTCCGGCTGAAGCGGCTGCGCGCTGCGGGCAACGTCGTGCCGCTGGTCGCCTCGGACGAGGAGGGCGGCCGGGTGCAGCGGCTGCGCGCCCTGCTCGGCCCGCTGCCCTCGGCGGAGGAGCTCGGCCGCACCCGCAGCCCGGCGCAGGTCCGCAGCCTGGCCGCGTCGTACGGCACGAAGATGGCTCGGCTCGGGGTCGACATGGACCTCGCGCCGGTGACCGACCTCGGCATCCGCGGTTGGTACATCGAGCAGACCGACCGCGCCTTCTCGGCCGACCCCGCGGCGGTCGGCGCGTACGCGGGGGCGTGGCAGGCCGGGATGCGCGCCGCACGGGTCGCGCCGGTGGCCAAGCACTGGCCCGGGCACGGCCAGGCGGCCAACACCCACGACCGGGCCGCGACGACCCCGCACCTGTCCACGCTGGAGAAGCGGGACCTGCTGCCCTTCGCCGACCTGCTCCGGGCGGGGGTGCCGGCGGTCATGGTCGGCCACCTCAACGTGCCGGGCCTGACCGAGCAGGGGCTGCCGGCGACGCTGTCGCCCAACGCCTACCGCTACCTGCGCGAACGGGCCGGCTCCCAGCGGCTGCTCATGACCGACTCGCTGTCGATGGGGGCGATCTCGGTCGGGATGCGGCTGACCCCGGCGCAGGCGGCCGTGCGTGCGCTGTCCGCCGGCGCCGACATGGTGCTGGTCGACCCGGGACCGGGCCCCGGGCCGATCGTGGACGCGGTCGGGACCGCCATCACCCGCGGCAGCTACCCACGGGCCGCCGCGCTGGCGTCGGTGCGGCGCGTGCTGGCGGTCAAGCGGACGACCGACGTGCCGCTGCCGATGATCTCGCTCGCTCCCGCTCAGGGCACCACGGGCGCCTCGCTCACCCCGACGCTGTCCGGCATCGCCCGCGACCGGGTCGGCGGGACGCTCACTGCCCGCTTCCACGTACGCACCGCGGGCTTGGCCGGCTGGAACGTCGCCAACGCGGCTGCCGTCGCGGTGCCGGCGGGCTCCCGGGCGAGCTACCGGCTCGGGGAGGGACGGCTGCGGCCGGCCACGACGTACGAGTGGAGCGTGCGGGCCTGCAACGCGGCGGGCGTCTGCGCGCCGCCCGGGCCGGTGCTCCGCTTCACCACCCGCGCGTCGTGA